Sequence from the Thalassophryne amazonica unplaced genomic scaffold, fThaAma1.1, whole genome shotgun sequence genome:
CCCACTTGTAAAACTAAATAAATGTGCACACCTGCTTAAGGCTACCAGTTTCTGCGACCTACCTTCAGAGTTGTCTCCTCCTTGGGCTTGTTGTTCAAACTTGGCTTTCAGGTCTTGCTGGGAGCGCAGGAACCTGGTCTGTTTGGGTGGAGATGGAGGCAACTTCACCCACTCCTCCTCCAGCTCCTTCAGCTGCAGGAACACAGCACGTAAAGCACAGGCTTAGGATGACTTTACAACACTGAGCTGAAGTTGAAATGTTAAATATAGTGTAAGAGGGAAGAAGAGTCTCACCTGTACAGAGTTAATACTTTGTAACGAGTGTCTCAGAGCGTCTCTGATCCATTTGTAGATCTCCACAGCCAGCAGTTTGGCTTCATTCCTCACAGCTTGGTCCCTGGACTCAAACTGCTTGGGTAAAACGTTCACCACGGGCTTCAGAGAGATGATCTTGGATCCAAACTCACTGAGGGAGATGATTAAAAACAGAGGTAAGAAGGGGTACTCTGAATGTAAAAGATGGAGAGGACAACAAACGGTCCAACTCACGACATCAGCTTGTGTGTCTGCAGAAAACAAGCACTGTGTCAGGAGACTGTTCCTCTGACTTTTTTCATTTCAATTCTGCTCTTGGGCCTGTTGGGGGCGCTGTTCATTATTTTGCCTTTCAAACACGCATTTGCTTTATGGTGCAGTTTATTCACAGCTTTGCATAACAATGATGCAGATGAATGACCTTGACCAGTGTGCCTCCTGATGTGACAAAGCAGCACAGAAAAACCTGGACCACCCACCTCACCGACATGGATCTTTGTCACATACGGAGTCAGACTACTGTTTGTGAAAGTGCTTAAACTCCAGTACGAGCTTCCTTCATGAGACCACAAAACAACAAAT
This genomic interval carries:
- the LOC117506174 gene encoding cytoskeleton-associated protein 5-A-like, producing the protein MKEYPFLPLFLIISLSEFGSKIISLKPVVNVLPKQFESRDQAVRNEAKLLAVEIYKWIRDALRHSLQSINSVQLKELEEEWVKLPPSPPKQTRFLRSQQDLKAKFEQQAQGGDNSE